One region of Chlorobiota bacterium genomic DNA includes:
- a CDS encoding DUF721 domain-containing protein has product MIFHAMPNSIGSIIQQWLRDNGLDDKLKEQSVPTYWVEIVGETIAKHAIVDRIDKGTMFISVQSATWRNEIMLRREEIQRKVNERFGADVVQEIVVR; this is encoded by the coding sequence ATGATATTTCATGCAATGCCAAACTCCATCGGTTCAATAATCCAGCAATGGCTTCGCGACAACGGGCTTGATGATAAGCTGAAAGAACAATCGGTCCCAACCTATTGGGTGGAAATTGTTGGCGAAACCATTGCCAAACACGCAATCGTGGACCGCATTGATAAAGGCACAATGTTTATCAGCGTGCAAAGCGCGACGTGGCGGAACGAAATAATGCTCCGCCGCGAAGAAATACAACGGAAAGTGAACGAACGATTTGGCGCAGATGTGGTGCAGGAAATTGTGGTAAGGTAA
- the recF gene encoding DNA replication and repair protein RecF (All proteins in this family for which functions are known are DNA-binding proteins that assist the filamentation of RecA onto DNA for the initiation of recombination or recombinational repair.) produces MRIRRLTFRNIRNHTATQLLAADGVNIITGMNGQGKTSILEAISLCTLTRSFVGTNDASLIRRGEKFLESSVEGVSDYGVSRRFDLRYDPTLGKTIRLDGTPAGNAAQVIGTAPTVVLSPDMKAISGGGPGERRRFVDMVISQAKRRYLEDLIHYRRILKQRNAVLAAALKHRRPVDRNLIETYDEGLIERAAHLMMERTRFIEEFKPLLRQTASDVAGGADEVTIRYQPDCSRTPCASVADYRDLLWLRSQQVAAEEQRRGTTLFGVHRDDIRMEINGGDVRVSASQGQHKTLLIGLKVAEFHYLANQCAETPIILLDDIFGELDARRAERVYDLTRNLAQVFLTVVSFDLLPFLRGRTLGESEANIEVVGGNIEAKVGDSIMDIAAQHATQ; encoded by the coding sequence ATGCGCATCCGTCGCCTCACATTCAGGAATATCCGCAACCACACGGCAACCCAACTGCTGGCCGCCGATGGGGTGAACATCATCACGGGGATGAATGGCCAGGGGAAAACCTCAATCCTTGAGGCGATCTCGCTTTGCACCCTTACCCGTTCCTTTGTTGGAACCAACGATGCCAGCTTGATTCGCCGGGGGGAGAAGTTCCTGGAGTCGTCGGTGGAGGGGGTAAGCGATTATGGAGTAAGCCGCCGGTTCGACCTTCGCTACGATCCTACCCTGGGCAAAACCATCCGGCTGGATGGCACACCGGCGGGGAACGCTGCGCAGGTGATTGGCACGGCCCCAACGGTGGTGCTTTCTCCCGACATGAAGGCAATCAGCGGTGGCGGACCCGGGGAGCGGCGGCGGTTTGTTGATATGGTGATTTCGCAGGCAAAGCGGCGGTATCTGGAGGATTTAATCCACTACCGCCGCATCCTGAAACAGCGGAACGCGGTGCTGGCCGCCGCGCTGAAGCACCGCCGCCCGGTGGACCGGAACCTGATTGAAACGTACGACGAAGGGTTGATTGAGCGGGCCGCCCATTTGATGATGGAGCGGACGCGGTTCATCGAGGAGTTCAAGCCGTTGCTGCGGCAAACCGCCAGCGATGTTGCCGGCGGGGCCGATGAGGTCACCATCCGCTACCAGCCCGATTGCTCCCGCACGCCATGCGCCTCCGTTGCCGACTACCGCGACCTGCTATGGCTGCGAAGCCAGCAAGTGGCTGCCGAGGAGCAACGGCGCGGCACAACGCTGTTCGGTGTCCACCGGGATGACATTCGGATGGAGATTAATGGCGGGGATGTGCGGGTTTCGGCAAGCCAGGGGCAGCATAAAACGCTGCTGATTGGGCTGAAGGTGGCGGAGTTCCACTACCTTGCCAACCAATGCGCCGAAACGCCAATCATTCTGTTGGACGACATCTTTGGCGAGCTTGACGCACGCCGCGCCGAGCGTGTGTACGACCTTACCCGCAACCTTGCGCAAGTGTTTTTAACGGTCGTTTCGTTCGACCTGCTCCCCTTCCTGCGGGGAAGAACGTTGGGAGAATCGGAGGCAAATATTGAGGTGGTAGGGGGAAATATCGAGGCAAAGGTTGGGGATAGCATTATGGATATAGCAGCCCAACATGCAACTCAATAA
- the dnaN gene encoding DNA polymerase III subunit beta, with protein MKFTVPVKDLAQALSRISSAIPQRSPMPVLENVLLQLEGSILSLTATDMDITMTTTLEVRGERNGALLLPARRLVDTVRALELGELTMDADMNSKRTLLNTGSGEYRLSGMDAAEFPQLAAFDPKITITLPSAKFSGMVDRTSFACSTDEFRPAMTGVLFQFRPNEIRSVATDGFRLVRVIDHEMQPHVADNVDVIVPPKALQLVHKAFGAEQMTLEANATHVRFTDGATTITARLIDETYPNYESVIPQANDKRMVIRRDDILGSVKRVSLYSNSQTRQVRLKLAGNALRIQAEDVDTGGEAFENVPCDYSESEMEIGFNSQFMREALDRIEADEVAFDFSTPLRPSLISPYGKSNGQEVLMLLMPVRLNS; from the coding sequence ATGAAGTTTACCGTCCCCGTTAAAGACCTTGCGCAAGCATTAAGCCGCATCTCCAGTGCGATTCCGCAGCGCTCGCCAATGCCAGTTCTTGAGAATGTTCTGCTTCAGCTTGAAGGCTCCATCCTGTCGCTGACCGCTACCGATATGGACATCACCATGACCACCACCCTTGAGGTTCGCGGCGAACGAAACGGCGCGTTGCTTCTTCCGGCTCGCCGCTTGGTGGATACGGTTCGGGCATTGGAGCTTGGCGAGCTTACGATGGATGCCGACATGAACAGCAAGCGGACGTTGCTCAACACCGGCAGCGGTGAGTATCGCCTAAGCGGGATGGATGCTGCGGAGTTCCCCCAGCTTGCTGCGTTCGATCCCAAAATCACCATCACCCTTCCGTCGGCCAAGTTTAGCGGCATGGTGGACCGGACCAGCTTCGCTTGCTCCACCGATGAATTCCGCCCGGCGATGACCGGCGTGCTGTTCCAATTCCGCCCGAACGAAATCCGCTCGGTTGCCACCGATGGCTTCCGGTTGGTGCGGGTGATTGACCACGAAATGCAGCCCCACGTTGCCGACAACGTGGATGTGATTGTTCCCCCAAAAGCCTTGCAGCTGGTTCACAAAGCCTTCGGGGCCGAGCAGATGACGCTGGAAGCCAACGCCACCCACGTCCGTTTCACCGACGGCGCAACCACCATCACCGCACGGCTGATTGACGAAACCTATCCGAACTACGAAAGCGTGATCCCCCAAGCCAACGACAAACGAATGGTGATCCGCCGCGACGACATTCTGGGATCGGTGAAACGGGTCAGCCTGTACAGCAACTCCCAAACCCGCCAAGTCCGGCTGAAGCTGGCCGGCAACGCCCTCCGCATCCAAGCCGAAGACGTTGACACCGGCGGGGAAGCGTTCGAGAATGTTCCGTGCGATTACAGCGAATCGGAAATGGAGATCGGCTTCAACTCGCAATTCATGCGCGAGGCCTTGGACCGCATCGAGGCCGACGAAGTGGCGTTCGATTTCTCAACGCCGTTGCGCCCGTCGCTGATCTCCCCCTACGGCAAATCGAACGGGCAGGAAGTGCTGATGCTTCTGATGCCGGTGCGGCTGAACTCCTGA